In the Streptomyces sp. SJL17-4 genome, CACTCCGCGCTCGACGCCGTCGGGCTGACGGCCGCCGTCGCGGGGGCGCTCGCCGGGGCCGGACTCAGCTGCAACGTGGTGGCGGGCTTCCACCACGACCACCTCTTCGTGGAACACGCGCGCGCGGAGGAGGCTTTGGCCGTTCTCGAACGGCTCACGGATGACGGACCCGGCCTCGGCGACCCTCCGGGGCGCCCTTAGCCGGACTTCAGCGGTGCTCGCCACCGCTCTGCGCCGAGCCGAATGAGCCATGGACGACACGTCGGGATTTTGCTTGCCGTTTGACCGCCCCAGCTCACTCCTTCGGGCGTACGCTGGGACTTTCGCGGGGCCTCCCGTTCGGCACTCCTGACCGTGCGCCGGGCGCGCGCCCCCTGTGTGGGGGTGGAACGTAGCACGTCAGGACGGCGGGTCGGCCCGTCAGGGAGCCGGCCTCTTCGAGCGCGAGGCGGCGCTCACCGCGGCCGAGGAGGCGCTCGACCTCCTGACAGGGCTGGCGGACGAGCCGTTGTGGCCGGTCGCCGTCCCCTCACCCCGCGAGACACGGGGCCCGCACCTGGTCGCCGTCCCCACCGGTGCGTCCACCCAGGACGCCGATCCCGCGACCGGCCCGCGGCCCGTGCCGGCCGACGGCGGCCCGGTCCCCGGCGGCAGGACCGGACTCCGGCCCGTGCCCGACTCCGGCCCCGCGCCGACCCCGGAGCCCCGGCCCGCACCGGGCTCCGAGCTCGGCTCCGCGCCCGACGCGGGGGCCGCTTCCTCCACCCGCCCCCAGGTCGTCCGCCGCGGCGGCATCCTCGCCTACGCCGCCCCCGCCGGCCTCGGCAAGACCACGCTGCTCGCCGAGATCCGGCGCCGCGCCGCCGCCCGCGGCTGCACCGTGCTCTCCGCGCGCGGCGGCGACCAGGAGCAGCGGGTCGCCTTCCACGTCGCCCGCCAGCTCCTCCAGCCGCAGCTGGCCCACGTCACCGACGCCGAACTGCGCGAACGCCTCGGCTCCTGGTACGACATCGTCGGCCCCGCCCTCGGTCTCCGCGCTTCCGCCGAGGGCTCGCCGCCCGACCCGCAGGGTCTGCGCGACGGGCTCGACTGGGTCCTCACCCATCTCGCGGTACGCCGCGCGCCCCTCGTCGTCGTCCTGGACGACGTCCACTGGGCCGACCCCGAATCCCTCGGCTGGCTCGCCGCGTTCGCCCCGCGCGCCGAGGAGCTGCCCATGCTCCTCGTCGTCGCCTACCGACCCGACGAACTTCCCCCGGAGGGCGCGGAGTTCACCGGACACCGGTCCGGACAGCGGCCCCTGGGACTCGCCCCGCTCACCTCGTCCGCCGTGGCCCGGCTGGTTCGCGACCGCGTCGGCGCACACGCCGAGGACAGCTTCTGCCGCGATTTCTGGTCCGTCACCGCCGGCAATCCCTTCGAGGCGGTCGAGCTCGCCGCCAAGGTCTGCGACCGCGGCCTCGAACCCACCGCCGACGGCGCCCACGAGCTCCGCGACCTCTCCGCCGCCCTCAAGGGCAGCGGCCTCGTCACCCGGCTCGAACGGCTCGGCCCCGCCACCGTCCGCCTCGCCTGGGCCTGCGCGGTCCTCGGCACCGAGATCTCACCCCAGCTCGCGGGCGCCGTCGCCGGTCTCGGCGGCGAGGCCGTGGCCGACTGCGCCGCCCGGCTGCGCGAGGCGCGGGTCCTCGCCGAGGCCGAAGAGGCGGACGATCCCCTCCAGTTCGTGCACCCCCTCATCGCGACCACCGTCTACCGGTCCATCCCCGACGCCACCCGCGTCGCCCTGCACGGTCAGGCCGCCTGGTGCGTCATCGACGCCGGACTCGGCCCCACCGCGGCCGCCCGCCATCTCCTTGAGACCCACCCCGAGGGCGACCCCTGGGTCGTCCACCAGCTGCGCGCCGCCGCCGGCGAGAACCTCCGCGCCGGAGCCCCCGACGCGGCTCGCCGCTTCCTCGCCCGCGCCCTGCGCGAGCCGCCCGCCCCCGACGACCGGGCCGCCGTCCTCTACGAACTCGGCTGCTCCTCGCTCCTCACCGAGCCCGCCACCACCGTCAACCATCTGCGAGCCGCCCTGGAGGAGCCGGTCAGCGACCCGGCGCTGCGCCACGGCATCGTCTACCGCCTCGCCCAGGTCCTCGCCCACAGCGACCGGCTCGTCGAGGCCTCCGAACTCCTCGGCGAGGAGGCCCGGAAGGCCCCCGACGCCCGCAGCCGGCTGCGGATGCAGGCGGAGAAGTTCATGTGGGACGCCCTGCGCGCCGACGAACCCGAATCGCCCGCCCGGTCCCGGCGCCTCGCGGCCCTCGCGGACCGGCTCACCGGCCGCGACGTCACCGAGCGGTACATCATCGGGCTCCGCGCCTGGGACGCCACCCTGCGCGCCGAACCCGCCTCGATCGCGCTCAAGGAAGCCGAGCGCGCCCTCGAAGGCGGCCTCACCTGGGCCGACGAGAGCCGGGGCTTCGAGGTGCCGGTCCTCGTGGCCCTGCTCCACCTCTACGCCGACCGCCCCGGCCGCGCCGAGGAACTCTTCGCCGCCGGAACCGCCGAATTCGAGAAGCAGGGCTGGCGCGGGGCGCACCTCGCCTTCGCCTACACCCTCATCGGCTACATCCGCTTCCGGCGCGGCCGTCTGATGGAGGCCGAGGACTTCGCCCGCGCCGGACTCCGCCTCGCCGAGCGCGTCGGCGCCCGCACCCCGGCCCTCTGGTACGCCACCGGCGTCATGATCGAGGTCCTCATCGCCCGCGGCCGTACCGACGAGGCCGTCCTTGTCGCCCGCGAGCACGACTTCGGCGAACCGTTCCCCGCCGCCGTCACCATCCCCGACTGCGAGACCGTCCACGCCGAACTGCTCCTCGCCACCGGCCGCACCAAGGAGGCCGCCGAGGAGCTGGCCGCCGTCGGCAGGCGCCTGGACCCGCGGGGCAAGCGCAACCCCTCCTGCTGCCCCTGGCAGCTCCACCTCGCGCTCGCCGAGGCGGCGACCTCCCCGGCGAAGGCCCTCGCCACCGCCCATGAGGCCGTCGCCCGCGCCCGTCAGTACGGGGCGCCCTCCGCGATCGGCCAGGCGCTCCGCGTGACCGCGGAGGTGTCCGAGCCCGCCGACCGCGTGAAGCTCCTGGAGGAGTCCGTCGACTGGCTCGACCAGTCACCCGCCGCGTACGAGCTGGCCCGATCCCTCGTCGGCCTCGGCGCGGCCCTGCGGCGCACCGAACGTGCCGGGGAGGCCGCCGAGCACCTGTACCGGGGTCTGGAAGCCGCCCAGGACTGCGGCGCCGACGCCCTCGTCGAGGTGGCCAGGGCCGAGCTAGCGGCGGCCGGACTCCGCCCCCGGGCGCTCCACCCCGCGGGCACGGACACGCTCACCGCCCGTGAGCGTGCCGCCGCCGATCTCACCGTCCGCGACCAGGACGCGGCCGCCGTCCTGGGCGTCGACGCCACCACGGTGGCCCGGCTCCTCTCGGCCGTCTACCGCAAGCTCGGAACCGACCGCACGGGCCTCGCGCAGGCCCTCAGGAACACCGGACGGGACCCCGGGGACCCCGCCGGACAGAGCTGACCGCCCGGAGCCGCCCGGCGCGTCGCATCGCGCGCCGGGGCACGTACCATGGCCGTATGTCCTTCCTCCGCCGCCGCAGCGCCGCCACTCCCGCGGGCCCGGACTTCGATGTCCTGGCCATGGACCCGGGGGACTGGCCCGGCAATCTCGGCGCCGGCCTGCTGCCCGCTCCCGACGGCTCCTGCCAGGGTGTCTTCCTCCGGTACGACCTCTTCGGCGGCCGCGGCCCCGCGATGATCATCGGAAATCTGCCCGAGGGCTCCCCGGCGCGCGAGCTCGCCGACGGCCAGATCCCCTTCGAGGTGGCCCAGCTCCTCGCCGCCCTCGAGAACGACGAGCCGGTCGAGGTCCTCGACACCGAGGACGTCCCCGTGATGCAGGGCGACAACCTCCTGATCGTCCGTCGCCTCAAGCTCTCCGAGAGCCGCATCTCCTGCGTCCAGTTCGACCGCAGCGACAACGTCCTCGTCACGATCGCCAGTTGGGACCGGCCGATCACCGACGACCTGTACGCGCTGCTCAAGCCGCTGCCCGCCGAGCTGTTCCAGCAGGGCTGACGGGGGAGCGGGGGCCGATGAGCGCACGCGTCGACAGCTGGATCTGGGCGGTCCGCCTCACCAAGACCCGCGCCCAGGCCGCCGCGGCCTGCCGGGCCGGACACGTCAAGGTCAACGGCGAACGGGCCAAGCCCGCCCAGTCGGTGAAGCCCGGCGACGAGGTCCGGGTCTTCCACGGCGGGCGGGAACGGATCGTCGAGGTCAAGGAACTCCACACCAAGCGGGTCGGCCCCCCGGTCGCCGTCGAGGCGTACGTGGACAACAGCCCGCCCCCGCCGCCGCGCGAGCACGTGGCCGTCGCCGCCGTGCGCGACCGGGGCGCCGGACGCCCCACCAAGCGCGACCGCCGCGAACTCGACGAGCTGCGCGGCCGCCACTCCTGACCGTCGACGGTGGAGCGGCCCGCGGGGCCGCTCCACCCCCGTCTCAGGCCCTGACCGGCCCGAGCAGCTCCGCCATCCGGGCCGCCGAGGTGCCGAGCCCGGTCGGCCCGTGCCGCAGCAGCGCCGTACCGCTGCCCGTGTGCACGTCCTCCGCCGCGTAACGCCGCACCTTCCGGTGCCAGTTGAGGATGCCCGCGAGCCAGTCCTCCAACTCCCGCAGATACGCCGCGAAGGCCGCGCGCCCCGCTGCGTCGAGGCCGAACTCCTGGTACATCAACGGCACTTCACGAGCCTTGAGGTGCTCGTACTGGCGCAGTCGGCCCCGCATCAGGTCGTCGACCATGGCCACCGCCGTCGGGTAGTCGCAGTCGAAGAACTTCTGGAGCACCAGAACGCCGTTGTGCACCTCGCCCTCGACCTCGATCTCCTTCTGGTACGAGAACAGGTCGTTGATCAGCGCCCCGTAGTCCATCACCGCGTTCTCCAGGGCCCGCACGGTACCCGAGCGGTACAGCTCCGGCGGCAGTGCGTCGGCGCGCCGCAACCGGCAGAGCAGCGAGGTCAGTTCGGAACCGAAGGTGCTGCGGCGCATCTCGATGTAGTCGACCGGGTCGGGAACCCGGTGCTGCGCCTGGTTGTGCAGCTCCCAGAGCCAGCTGTCCAGCATGGCGTCGAGCGCGTACCGCAGTTGGGCGCGGGCCTCCGCCGCCATGGGGCCCGCGGTCCGGGCCCAGAGGTCGGCGAGCGAGCGCTCCATAGGGTTCACGGCCAGCGCCGCTCCCGCGGCCGGATCCTCCAGCGTCAGACAGGACTTGAACCGGTCGGTCTGCTCCTTGGCGCCCAGCAGGTTGCGCGAGCGGCCGAAGAAGGCGGGGTAGTAGTCGTCCCCGTAGGTGCCCCAGGTGAGCCACTCCGCGCTGAGCTCCAGCTCCTCCAGGGTGGCGTCCGGGTCGAGCCCGGCCGAGCACAGCGCCAGGTCGAAGCCCTCCGCCATCGGCCGGTCCCAGATGTCGGCCAGGAGCCCGAACCGCTCGGCCCAGTCGAGCGACAGCCGGAGCGCCTCCGCGTGGTGCGGGCTGAGGGTGAGCGGGTACGGCAGGTCGAACTCGGGCAGCAGCGACGGCCCCACCCGCTGGTGCGGCACGTGGGTGAGCGCCCGCAGCCGCGAAGCCGCCG is a window encoding:
- a CDS encoding S4 domain-containing protein, whose protein sequence is MSARVDSWIWAVRLTKTRAQAAAACRAGHVKVNGERAKPAQSVKPGDEVRVFHGGRERIVEVKELHTKRVGPPVAVEAYVDNSPPPPPREHVAVAAVRDRGAGRPTKRDRRELDELRGRHS
- a CDS encoding germacradienol/geosmin synthase; its protein translation is MPQPFVMPDFYVPYPARLNPHVEAARTHTRDWAREMGMLEGSGVWEQHDLDSHDYALLCSYTHPDCDEEALNLVTDWYTWVFFFDDHFLEIFKRPQDRAGGKTYLDRLPLFMPADPSAGMPEPTNPVEAGLADLWRRTVPSMSEGWRVRFAEATEHLLYESLWELDNINDGRVANPVEYIEMRRKVGGAPWSAGLVEYAAGAEVPARVAYSRPLRVLRDAFSDAVHLRNDLFSYQREVEDEGENSNGVLVLERFLGCTTQEAANAVNDLLTSRLQQFENTALTEVPLLAAEKGLDAAECAAVAAYAKGLQDWQSGGHEWHMRSSRYMNEGMVGGPSHLEGVLGTSALDIRTLFGRPAASRLRALTHVPHQRVGPSLLPEFDLPYPLTLSPHHAEALRLSLDWAERFGLLADIWDRPMAEGFDLALCSAGLDPDATLEELELSAEWLTWGTYGDDYYPAFFGRSRNLLGAKEQTDRFKSCLTLEDPAAGAALAVNPMERSLADLWARTAGPMAAEARAQLRYALDAMLDSWLWELHNQAQHRVPDPVDYIEMRRSTFGSELTSLLCRLRRADALPPELYRSGTVRALENAVMDYGALINDLFSYQKEIEVEGEVHNGVLVLQKFFDCDYPTAVAMVDDLMRGRLRQYEHLKAREVPLMYQEFGLDAAGRAAFAAYLRELEDWLAGILNWHRKVRRYAAEDVHTGSGTALLRHGPTGLGTSAARMAELLGPVRA
- a CDS encoding AAA family ATPase, encoding MLAYAAPAGLGKTTLLAEIRRRAAARGCTVLSARGGDQEQRVAFHVARQLLQPQLAHVTDAELRERLGSWYDIVGPALGLRASAEGSPPDPQGLRDGLDWVLTHLAVRRAPLVVVLDDVHWADPESLGWLAAFAPRAEELPMLLVVAYRPDELPPEGAEFTGHRSGQRPLGLAPLTSSAVARLVRDRVGAHAEDSFCRDFWSVTAGNPFEAVELAAKVCDRGLEPTADGAHELRDLSAALKGSGLVTRLERLGPATVRLAWACAVLGTEISPQLAGAVAGLGGEAVADCAARLREARVLAEAEEADDPLQFVHPLIATTVYRSIPDATRVALHGQAAWCVIDAGLGPTAAARHLLETHPEGDPWVVHQLRAAAGENLRAGAPDAARRFLARALREPPAPDDRAAVLYELGCSSLLTEPATTVNHLRAALEEPVSDPALRHGIVYRLAQVLAHSDRLVEASELLGEEARKAPDARSRLRMQAEKFMWDALRADEPESPARSRRLAALADRLTGRDVTERYIIGLRAWDATLRAEPASIALKEAERALEGGLTWADESRGFEVPVLVALLHLYADRPGRAEELFAAGTAEFEKQGWRGAHLAFAYTLIGYIRFRRGRLMEAEDFARAGLRLAERVGARTPALWYATGVMIEVLIARGRTDEAVLVAREHDFGEPFPAAVTIPDCETVHAELLLATGRTKEAAEELAAVGRRLDPRGKRNPSCCPWQLHLALAEAATSPAKALATAHEAVARARQYGAPSAIGQALRVTAEVSEPADRVKLLEESVDWLDQSPAAYELARSLVGLGAALRRTERAGEAAEHLYRGLEAAQDCGADALVEVARAELAAAGLRPRALHPAGTDTLTARERAAADLTVRDQDAAAVLGVDATTVARLLSAVYRKLGTDRTGLAQALRNTGRDPGDPAGQS